In one Babylonia areolata isolate BAREFJ2019XMU chromosome 14, ASM4173473v1, whole genome shotgun sequence genomic region, the following are encoded:
- the LOC143289578 gene encoding uncharacterized protein LOC143289578: MSSAGTLKRLSPTGCKGEKTAPISQFANELWYQKGYKYLAAQEAERSKSGTPGGNDTAEELDPEFVLQRLIRPTASSRSRQVTHWPAASYTHSSGAAQSKQNSGPSAMAAALALCRPNRFKGTRSVSSKELRDIVNRLSACDPASVPDSGLSRSRGKGFGEWRSGKAAWTGGTGGTGASVTTSRSVKARPAALYVRGFAEELNVRRSRNDITN, from the exons ATGAG CAGCGCGGGTACTTTGAAACGTTTGTCCCCGACCGGCTGCAAGGGGGAGAAAACTGCCCCGATCTCCCAGTTCGCCAACGAACTTTG GTATCAGAAGGGATACAAATACCTGGCAGCTCAAGAAGCCGAACGCAGCAAAAGCGGTACCCCCGGTGGAAACGACACCGCGGAAGAACTTGACCCGGAATTCGTCCTCCAACGTCTCATTCGACCAACCGCGTCCTCCCGAAGTCGTCAGGTGACCCACTGGCCCGCCGCCTCCTATACGCACAGCAGCGGCGCAGCTCAGTCCAAGCAGAACAGTGGTCCCAGCGCCATGGCGgccgctctcgctctctgtcgcCCGAACCGCTTCAAAGGCACGCGGAGCGTAAGTTCCAAAGAACTGCGGGATATCGTGAACAGACTGAGTGCCTGCGATCCTGCCAGTGTTCCGGACTCGGGTCTCAGTCGTTCGAGGGGGAAGGGGTTCGGCGAGTGGAGGAGTGGCAAAGCCGCCTGGACTGGTGGTACCGGTGGTACTGGTGCCTCTGTAACCACCAGCAGGTCCGTCAAAGCCCGACCCGCGGCGCTCTATGTGAGAGGCTTCGCGGAAGAGCTTAATGTCAGGCGCTCCCGCAATGACATCACAAACTGA